Proteins co-encoded in one Planifilum fimeticola genomic window:
- the folE gene encoding GTP cyclohydrolase I FolE — translation MGVDHAKIEQAVRMILEAVGEDPDREGLVETPARVARMYEEIFSGLGQDPRDHFTVIFSEDHEELVLVKDIPFFSVCEHHLVPFFGKAHVGYIPRGGRVTGLSKLARAVEAVARRPQLQERITSTVADAIMERLEPHGVVVVVEAEHMCMTMRGVKKPGSKTVTSAVRGVFSQDAAARAEAFSLIGYR, via the coding sequence ATGGGAGTGGATCATGCCAAAATTGAACAGGCCGTGCGGATGATCCTGGAGGCGGTCGGAGAGGATCCGGACCGCGAGGGGCTGGTGGAGACTCCTGCACGGGTTGCCCGCATGTACGAGGAGATTTTCTCCGGCCTCGGACAGGATCCCCGCGACCATTTTACCGTGATTTTCAGCGAGGATCACGAAGAGCTGGTACTGGTGAAGGATATCCCGTTTTTCTCCGTTTGCGAGCATCATCTGGTTCCCTTCTTCGGGAAGGCCCATGTCGGATATATCCCCCGGGGCGGCCGGGTGACGGGCCTCAGCAAGTTGGCCCGGGCCGTCGAAGCGGTTGCCCGCCGTCCCCAGCTGCAGGAGCGGATTACATCCACCGTCGCTGATGCCATCATGGAACGGCTGGAGCCGCACGGGGTGGTCGTGGTGGTGGAGGCGGAGCATATGTGCATGACCATGCGCGGGGTGAAAAAGCCCGGTTCAAAGACGGTCACCTCGGCCGTCCGCGGTGTCTTCAGCCAGGATGCCGCCGCCCGGGCGGAAGCCTTCAGCCTCATCGGTTACCGATAA
- a CDS encoding HU family DNA-binding protein, whose amino-acid sequence MNKAELVARVAEKTEMTKKDATQAVEAVFETIKEALRAGDKVQLIGFGNFEVRKRAPRKGRNPQTGEEIQIAESKVPAFKPGKALKEEVNSR is encoded by the coding sequence GTGAACAAGGCGGAATTGGTCGCCAGGGTGGCGGAGAAGACTGAGATGACCAAAAAGGACGCAACCCAGGCGGTGGAAGCCGTTTTTGAAACCATCAAGGAAGCGCTTCGCGCAGGGGACAAGGTGCAGTTGATCGGATTCGGCAATTTTGAAGTGCGCAAGCGTGCCCCGCGCAAGGGACGCAACCCCCAAACCGGGGAAGAGATCCAAATCGCCGAAAGCAAGGTTCCGGCGTTCAAACCGGGTAAAGCGCTGAAGGAAGAAGTAAACAGCCGGTAA
- the spoIVA gene encoding stage IV sporulation protein A, producing MEKVDIFKDIAERTGGDIYIGVVGAVRTGKSTFIKRFMEKVVIPNISEEADRIRATDELPHSGAGRTITTIEPKFIPNQAVNIHVSEGLDINVRLVDCVGYAIEGAKGYEDENGPRMINTPWFDDPIPFQEAAEVGTRKVIQEHSTLGVVVTTDGSITDIPREAYEEVEERIIDEMKEVGKPFIVLLNSTRPHSESVQALREDLAERYDVPVLALSVATMMEEDILNVMKEVLFEFPVHEVNVNLPGWVMVLDEDHWLRKDFESAVRETVKDIRRLRDVDHVVGQFDGYEFIERAALSGMDMGQGVAEIDLYAPDDLYDQILTEIVGVEIRGKDHLLELMQEFSKAKFEYDKVADALKMVRTTGYGVAPPSLEEMSLDEPELIKQGPRFGVRLRATAPSIHMIRVNVHSEFAPIIGSERQSEELVNYLMRDFEQDPLRIWESDIFGRSLHSIVREGIQAKLSMIPENARYKLQETLERIVNEGSGGLIAIIL from the coding sequence CTTTAAAGATATCGCCGAACGCACCGGCGGGGATATCTACATCGGAGTAGTCGGAGCAGTCCGAACCGGCAAATCGACGTTCATCAAACGGTTTATGGAAAAGGTGGTGATCCCCAATATCAGCGAGGAGGCGGACCGGATCCGGGCCACGGATGAATTGCCGCACAGCGGGGCCGGACGTACCATCACCACCATCGAACCCAAATTCATCCCCAATCAGGCCGTCAACATCCACGTCAGCGAAGGACTCGACATCAACGTCCGGTTGGTGGACTGCGTCGGCTACGCCATCGAAGGAGCCAAAGGCTATGAGGATGAAAACGGCCCACGGATGATCAACACTCCCTGGTTTGATGATCCGATTCCCTTCCAGGAAGCGGCGGAAGTGGGTACGCGCAAGGTGATCCAGGAGCATTCCACCTTGGGTGTGGTGGTCACGACCGACGGATCGATCACCGACATCCCGCGGGAAGCCTATGAAGAGGTGGAGGAACGGATCATCGATGAGATGAAGGAAGTGGGAAAACCCTTTATCGTTCTGCTGAACTCCACCCGTCCCCACAGCGAATCGGTCCAGGCCCTGCGAGAGGACTTGGCGGAGAGATACGATGTGCCGGTCCTGGCTCTCAGTGTGGCCACCATGATGGAAGAAGACATTTTGAACGTCATGAAGGAAGTGCTGTTTGAGTTCCCGGTTCACGAAGTGAATGTCAACCTGCCCGGCTGGGTGATGGTGCTGGATGAGGATCACTGGCTCCGCAAGGATTTCGAAAGTGCCGTGCGCGAAACCGTGAAGGACATCCGCAGGCTTCGCGATGTGGACCATGTGGTGGGACAGTTTGACGGATATGAGTTCATCGAACGGGCCGCCTTGTCGGGAATGGACATGGGGCAGGGGGTCGCGGAGATCGATCTATATGCGCCCGATGACCTGTACGATCAGATTCTGACGGAGATCGTCGGGGTGGAGATCCGCGGCAAGGATCACCTGTTGGAATTGATGCAGGAATTCAGCAAGGCGAAGTTCGAGTATGACAAAGTGGCCGATGCCCTGAAGATGGTACGGACCACCGGATACGGGGTGGCGCCGCCTTCGCTGGAAGAGATGTCCCTGGATGAACCCGAACTGATTAAGCAGGGGCCCCGCTTTGGCGTCAGACTTCGGGCGACGGCTCCGTCCATACACATGATCCGGGTGAATGTCCACTCCGAATTCGCTCCGATCATCGGTTCCGAACGGCAGAGCGAAGAGTTGGTCAACTATCTGATGAGGGATTTTGAACAGGATCCCCTGCGGATCTGGGAATCGGACATTTTTGGCCGCTCCCTCCATTCCATTGTGAGGGAAGGGATCCAGGCGAAACTGTCCATGATTCCGGAAAACGCACGCTACAAATTGCAAGAGACCCTTGAGAGAATCGTAAACGAAGGATCGGGTGGATTGATCGCCATTATCCTTTGA